Below is a window of Bombus pyrosoma isolate SC7728 linkage group LG14, ASM1482585v1, whole genome shotgun sequence DNA.
CCATTTCCGTAGGATGTGGTTTGAAGACGAGTTCGATCTCATTAAGCATTAAAGGCTCGCTCGGACCTTCACCCTCTGTGTCTACCATGGAATCACCACCACCGGTTTCAGCTTCTGCACTAGATGAGTCATTCTCGGAATTTTGTAAACTTTTCTGTCGTTTCGCAGGTTTGGGAATTTGATTTGCTGGATTCGGTGATGGCGTGGTAGAATTTCTGGATGTTGTACCTGCAAATTGGCGATTTTACTCACTACAGGTCCATCTATTCAGTCTATCCAAGCAGATACAGTAAAGCTATTACAAGCTACGTGTAactagaattttttaaattacccCCACTACTATTATTTAAAGGTCCTGTTGTACTTTGAGACGAGTCACTTTGATTCGCAGCATTTGTAGCGTTTGGTGTTGCTGGGGCACTCGCATTTTGTGAATTGTTATAGGATGTCGCGTTGCTAGCATTCTCTGACTCGTTAGCATTCTTCCTAGACCTCTGAGAACGATTTTGGCTTTGTAATTTGATCCCCTCTGTAATAGAATTTACCAGTGCAGCCTGTGAATGCGACTTGTTCAGTTTTGCCAATACTCTTTCTTGGTGTGCCTCGTACTCATCACGACTGGGATATATCTTAGAAATCAATAGGTCAAAATTAGGATCTGGTCTGAGAGATCTCTTGGATACCAGTTTTTTCCTGCATGTTGGACATTCCTATAAACAGAATTTCACGTCTTGCACATTTTCCAAAACCAATCTAACCTCTACCAATAATTTAACTCACTAATAGCCAtcttaaaatgataaaatcagAATCACTGTCACAAAATAACTCACAAAGACcgataaacaaaataaatcaacTTCATTCGACATTCAaaactaataatttatgaaCATCTTAGAGAACAAAGGATAAACACAACTTTCTGcattatcaaataaaacagaaatctAAAATCAATAATCAACAGAACATTCTACTTCTCTAATTAATATCATCGAAATAAAGACACAAACATTACACACACAATATGAAGCGTCATTTACGGCGCAGTCCAGAAAGAACGCTAAAACCATCGAATTTGACAAAAATAGATTGAAAATACGATCGCAATCtactctttgttaaaaaattacctCAACATTTGACTGCATAATTGATCTAAGACTACATACAAAAAAACAGAGTAGTATTTACATAAAAGCGTAATATAtagggaaaaaaaggaacagtGACGGGATATTGACCAAGTGCTAACATCAATTTTTTAGTGAAACAAGAAGTATCTAGATACTCTTCGTCTCGAGAGtaatcatatatttaatagttaTCGTCAGAACGATTCCAGAACATGCACATACCTTATTACCGCTCCTA
It encodes the following:
- the LOC122574731 gene encoding E3 ubiquitin-protein ligase RING1, with protein sequence MASAEQVGLNKTWELSLYELHRTPQDAITDNTEIAVSPRSLHSELMCPICLDMLKKTMTTKECLHRFCSDCIITALRSGNKECPTCRKKLVSKRSLRPDPNFDLLISKIYPSRDEYEAHQERVLAKLNKSHSQAALVNSITEGIKLQSQNRSQRSRKNANESENASNATSYNNSQNASAPATPNATNAANQSDSSQSTTGPLNNSSGGTTSRNSTTPSPNPANQIPKPAKRQKSLQNSENDSSSAEAETGGGDSMVDTEGEGPSEPLMLNEIELVFKPHPTEMAGDNSLIKALKENSIRYIKTTANATVDHLSKYLAMRLTLDLDTELSESDRLLNFCIYIAPSPGQLVVLSGSQTLRQVNDKFWRVNRPLEMYYSWKKT